One genomic region from Phragmites australis chromosome 1, lpPhrAust1.1, whole genome shotgun sequence encodes:
- the LOC133924913 gene encoding cytochrome P450 94C1-like, with translation MAVEAGAALHEVVRALAGSLQPHVAAVVFVSAVCTVALAALLVVARMRPPWWCACPVCEAYLTASWTGEFDNLCDWFAHLLRSSPAQTVHVHVLRNVLTANPVTVDHMLRSRFENYPKGAPFSAILADFLGRGIFNVDGDAWLFQRKLAAAELASPALRAFAMRVVASELRSRLMPLLHSASLEVSGKVLDLQDVFRRFAFDCICKISFGLDPGCLELSMPVSSFVHAFDTASTLSARRATVPMQIIWKLKRFLNLGDERKLRDAVRLVDALAEEVIRQRRKLGGVASGSDLLSRFMESINDDKYLRDIVVSFMLAGRDTVASALTAFFLLLSDHPEVAAAIRDEVTRVAGDDDRDTAASFAKLKDMHYLHAALYESMRLFPPVQFDSKFAAGDDKLPDGTVVSKGTRVTYHAYAMGRMESVWGPDCGEFRPERWLRDGRFVPESPYRYPVFQAGVRVCIGKELAIMEMKAVIVAVVRSFDIEAIERSSRRPKFAPGLTATFAGGLPVRVCRRARVSGHSPPI, from the coding sequence ATGGCTGTCGAGGCGGGGGCGGCGTTGCATGAAGTGGTGAGGGCCCTGGCGGGCTCGCTGCAGCCGCACGTCGCCGCCGTCGTCTTTGTGTCCGCGGTGTGCACGGTGGCCCTCGCCGCCCTCCTGGTCGTGGCGCGCATGCGCCCGCCGTGGTGGTGCGCTTGCCCTGTCTGCGAGGCCTACCTGACGGCGTCGTGGACCGGGGAGTTCGACAACCTCTGCGATTGGTTCGCGCACCTCCTGCGCAGCTCGCCGGCGCAGACCGTACACGTGCACGTGCTCCGGAACGTGCTCACCGCCAACCCGGTCACCGTGGACCACATGCTGCGCAGCCGCTTCGAGAACTACCCCAAGGGCGCACCGTTCTCGGCCATCCTCGCCGACTTCCTCGGCCGCGGCATTTTTAACGTCGACGGGGATGCGTGGCTCTTTCAGCGCAAGCTCGCCGCGGCCGAGCTCGCCTCCCCGGCGCTGCGCGCCTTCGCGATGCGTGTCGTGGCTTCCGAGCTGCGGAGCCGCCTCATGCCCCTGCTTCACTCTGCCTCCCTTGAAGTCAGTGGCAAGGTGCTCGACCTGCAAGACGTGTTCCGTCGCTTCGCCTTCGACTGCATATGCAAGATATCTTTCGGTCTCGACCCCGGCTGCCTCGAGCTGTCGATGCCGGTGTCGTCGTTCGTGCATGCGTTCGACACGGCCTCCACGCTCTCTGCCAGGCGCGCTACCGTGCCCATGCAGATTATCTGGAAACTTAAGCGTTTCTTGAACCTCGGGGACGAAAGGAAGCTCCGGGATGCAGTCCGCCTTGTCGACGCGCTCGCCGAGGAGGTCATCCGACAGCGTCGCAAGCTCGGCGGCGTAGCCTCGGGTAGCGATCTTTTGTCGCGCTTCATGGAATCCATAAATGACGACAAGTACCTCCGCGACATCGTCGTCAGCTTCATGCTTGCCGGGCGCGACACCGTCGCCTCGGCGCTAACcgccttcttcttgctcctctcCGATCATCCAGAGGTAGCCGCCGCCATCCGGGACGAGGTTACCCGcgtcgccggcgacgacgaccGAGACACGGCCGCTAGCTTCGCGAAGCTCAAGGACATGCACTACTTGCACGCCGCGCTGTACGAGAGCATGCGGCTGTTCCCGCCGGTGCAGTTCGATTCCaagttcgccgccggcgacgacaaGCTTCCAGACGGCACTGTCGTCTCGAAGGGCACCAGGGTCACCTACCACGCCTACGCCATGGGCCGCATGGAGTCGGTGTGGGGCCCCGACTGCGGCGAGTTCCGGCCGGAAAGATGGCTCCGTGACGGTCGGTTCGTCCCCGAGAGCCCGTACCGTTACCCGGTCTTCCAGGCCGGCGTGCGCGTGTGCATCGGCAAGGAGCTTGCCATCATGGAGATGAAGGCCGTCATCGTCGCCGTGGTCCGGAGCTTCGACATCGAGGCGATCGAGCGGAGCTCGCGCCGGCCCAAGTTCGCCCCGGGGCTAACCGCAACGTTCGCGGGTGGGTTACCGGTCAGAGTGTGCCGGCGAGCACGTGTGAGCGGGCACAGCCCGCCAATCTAA